A genomic region of Cannabis sativa cultivar Pink pepper isolate KNU-18-1 chromosome 1, ASM2916894v1, whole genome shotgun sequence contains the following coding sequences:
- the LOC115707787 gene encoding small ribosomal subunit protein mS86 (rPPR1) — MSLISRLRQASFSLRRFSTVLSPDSSKTLSAKEKTRAALNLIKFEKNPSRIVEICKAASLTPEAPLDRITLSVAITKLSESNHFEIIREFLDDLKSRPDLKTERFISHAMVLYGQAKMIDQAIQTFKQCNELGVVPSVRILNSLIFACILAKDYKEVSRVFVEFPKAYGIVPNLDTYNRVIQAFSESGSTSSAYSILAEMDRKGVKPDATTFGCLLSGFYSEERFEEVGKVLTLMEKYGLRLGVSTYNIRIHSLCKLKKVDEAKALLDGMVSRGIKPNSVTYSHLIHGFCKAGKLVEAKSLFREMTFKGCQPDSNCYFTLVYFMCQGKDFDNALEISKESIAKKWVPNFTTMKSLVDGLVSVSKVAEAKELISQIKENVRVKVDLWDEIEAGLPQ, encoded by the coding sequence ATGTCTCTCATATCTCGTCTCCGTCAAGCTTCCTTTTCCCTCCGCCGGTTTTCTACTGTGTTATCTCCAGACTCGAGCAAAACACTCTCCGCAAAAGAAAAAACTAGGGCGGCTCTAAACCTCATCAAGTTCGAGAAGAACCCTAGTCGGATCGTAGAGATTTGTAAGGCTGCATCGCTAACACCCGAGGCCCCACTCGACCGGATCACTCTCTCAGTCGCCATAACCAAGCTCTCGGAATCGAATCACTTTGAGATCATCCGCGAGTTCCTCGACGACCTCAAGTCCCGTCCCGACCTCAAAACTGAGCGATTTATTTCACACGCTATGGTTCTGTATGGTCAGGCCAAGATGATCGATCAGGCTATTCAAACATTCAAGCAATGCAATGAACTTGGCGTTGTTCCTTCAGTTAGGATTTTGAACTCTTTGATTTTCGCTTGCATTCTCGCCAAGGATTACAAAGAGGTTAGTCGCGTTTTCGTCGAGTTCCCGAAGGCTTACGGGATCGTACCGAATCTGGATACTTACAACAGGGTGATCCAGGCGTTTTCTGAGTCGGGTTCGACTAGCTCGGCGTACTCGATATTGGCGGAGATGGATAGGAAGGGTGTGAAGCCGGATGCGACTACTTTTGGGTGCTTGTTATCTGGGTTTTACTCTGAAGAACGGTTTGAGGAAGTGGGGAAAGTCTTGACATTGATGGAGAAGTATGGATTACGTTTAGGGGTGAGTACTTACAACATTAGGATCCATAGTTTGTGTAAATTGAAGAAAGTGGATGAGGCCAAAGCTTTGTTGGATGGTATGGTATCAAGGGGAATCAAGCCTAATTCAGTCACTTATAGCCATTTGATTCATGGGTTTTGCAAAGCAGGGAAATTAGTTGAAGCCAAAAGTTTGTTTAGGGAGATGACTTTCAAAGGTTGCCAACCTGATAGTAACTGCTATTTCACACTGGTTTATTTCATGTGTCAAGGCAAGGACTTTGATAATGCATTGGAGATTTCGAAGGAGAGTATTGCTAAGAAATGGGTTCCTAATTTCACGACTATGAAGTCACTCGTGGATGGACTTGTGAGTGTTTCGAAAGTAGCAGAGGCAAAGGAGCTTATTTCCCAAATCAAGGAAAATGTTAGAGTGAAAGTAGATTTGTGGGATGAAATAGAAGCTGGCTTGCCTcaatga